The window CAAGCAAACAAGCTAACGTTTTTAACAATATTTCCTAATGTATCTGTTCTGCATATCAACTCAATTGTGTTTGGTGATCTTAATGAAACAACTTTATTACAATTTAATAGCATATATGCTTGCGAACATTGTGGGTGTGTGGATTAAAATCATTCTGCAGTTTATTGTGAGTTAGTATGGCTTCACTTGGATTTTCCAAATCGTCTTGTAAAGTGTTCATATGAGTCactcaaaacatcaaaattagagaaaatacgcattttgatttcaaaactacaactaaaatataaatatttttttctgtatcacaaaataatgaaacgGCATCATGAACTTGCAAGATATGGTTGTGATTTTGCTTTGCATAGCAATTGCGATGAGATATTCGCCAGAACTCGTTATCCTCATAAGTCTGAGAAGCTGTTTCTCGACTTTCTATAAGTcaacctgcctgcctgcctgtctggctggctggctgtGTGACTGGCTGGCTGGCTGTGTGACTGCTGGCTGGGTGTCTGGCTGtccgtctgtctatctgtctgtctgtctgtcaaccCATCAGTATGTTAGTATGTATGGGTAGGTGGAAagatggatgatggatggatgtattGACGGATGGATGAGTGGATATTCGTTCCTTTCTCTTTTGTCAAATTCACTTGCTCTCATTGCATTACATTAACATTTGCAATTTATCAATTTCAGTAAGAAGACTGTTGAATCTTGCTTTTTCAGCGATTAATTAATGGGTTAATGCTGTTCTAAAATTGGTTCCTATCTTAACatttcaacatttgtagcatggTCACAATGTCCCGCGTGAGAATCAAAGGAGACAAGACGCTATGCTGTCAATTATTCTTTTGACTTGCGTAGTTCTGTTAGTAAAATACAATGCAGACATCCTGGCTCAATTCGATTTTCAACATCAGTAAATATGAATTTCGATCTCACCTTTCATTGTGAACGTCATGCTTTTCATCATGGCACATCTTGCCATAATAACTTGAAAAGTTTGCTTGTCATTTGACTCTGATTTAATTTTCCCAATTCAATAACAGACGTAATAGCTCAACAAATTTATAACTACGTACCGTATTGTTCTGATGATCAACAAACTGCGTCATTTATGATAATCAAATCGTCCCTCTTTATATTAATCTAGTATTTGAGGGTTGGACATTCTGTCTGAAACTTGCCTAATAAATAGGCAATAAATGCACAACatttaccattttcaaaattgccaGGATAGTTTATTCGACGTCGAAGCAAGTTTCTGTATTTCATGAAATCTCTTTTATTTGGGGatttttttcgggggggggggttgaagagtttttgttttattttttgacaaacttttcatCAGCGACAGATATGGATACTTTTTTCGTTTAATTGATAGTTTTTCTAGGATTTCTTGATCGATGATTTTCTTGGAATGAGTGTTACTAATTTGATGATCCAACAAAGTAAACAAGGTCATTATTGTTCAATAATTATTCCTCAGTTTCGGgccaagaaaaaaatatgtgcgTTTCCGCACACATGCCTCTGAAATTAAGAAGGGTAAGCtagagaaatctttttttttactttcggGGGCCGAGACCCACAAAACATCGTaagtttttgaaagaatattccAAATTTCCTTAAAACGTGAAAAATGTCGAGAGTGGGCGGGGTTTTCAAGGGGAGGTCGGGTTACTGGCAacatacatattttttattcGGCCTTAGTTATTTTAATGCATTGCAGTACATATATACTTGCAACTCCGATGTCGAGTGTACCATGCAATATCGACTGTCTTGTCCAATGACATATGACAATGCGAAATCAGTGCACGTGCAGCATTTATCTCACATGTTCAGTTATTTTTTTATCGCGGCAAATGAAAATCTGAATACATTCATTTTACCATAAAATTATGGTAAATTTTATGTTATGACCGCCGAGTATAATTTTTGACTTCATGAAAACGACGTCGTGTCTTTTTACAGGTCTAAGCCAGAATCAACGGTACAATCAAATCACGAGCCTCAGATTGTTATGTCtattaaatttggaaaagtTAGAGCTTTGAAGAACACGGTCCGAAGTACCAGCAGCATTGgcattgaatattttcattcagtTGGCATTGTTAGAACATGCCATTTGTTTGTTGTTACATGTTGCCATGGCATTGTTAGAACATGCCATTTGTTTGTTGTtacatgttgccatggcaataatATTATTGAACGCTCTATACTTTCATAGTAAGAAGGACAGTTACATGTCATTTTTATGTGGACTAAGAAGTGTACAACATCGACGATTACTTCCTACGAATGACATCGATCGTCATGAATTCTTCAAACGGCACATTTTGGAAGTTCCTACCATGCAATATGGTTACGGTAACACATTCCGATTCATTACATTTAGGTGTTTCAGTGTTCTACGTCACCATTATCATCGTACTCATACTAGCCATTTTAATTGGCAACACTCTCGTCGTCCTCGCCGTCCACAGGACTGCACAACTGCAGTTAACCAGTAACTGGATGTTGGTCAGATTATCTTGCAGTGACTTGACTGTCGCACTGGTCATATTAATCTCTGTAATATTTCAACCGCATGTAATTACCAGTTTTCATCTCGATCCATTCCACATGTGTTTGATTCGTCTGACGTTTATGGCAATACCAGCCTGTGTATCTGCATTCCATCTCACCATGATTGCCTTCGATCGTTACATCGCCATCAGTCGGCCTCTTCGTTATCATCAGATCATGACACCAAGACGAGGCCAAGCAATGATAGCTTTTTGCTGGATCTATGGATCATTCCTAATGCTACTACCCATATTTGGTTGGCGCAAAGACAGACCCACCGATACAACTTCATTCATCTGTTTGTATGCAAAGGTGTACGAACCAAGCTACGTCTGGTTCATCTTATTTGTCGGCTTCATTCCAGTGTGCAGCTTGCTCGCCGTTTTTTATCTGTTGCTATTTATGCAAGCATACAAAACAACACGGCAGATTTTGTCACAACAGCACAATCTAAATACATCAACTAATGTTCCCGCCAAGACAGAATTAAAAGCTGTGAAAACTGTTCTGGTTATCGTCGGTGTCTTCGCCGTGTGTTGGATTCCAACAGTGTGTCTTATCGGCATTGAAAGTCAAACGAAGGAGTTTTCTTACGACTGTTCTGCTTATTATTTGGAacggtttttgtttttgatggcCCTGAGTAACTCAGCAATGAATCCTGTGATTTATGGATACAGAAATGCAGATTTTAGAAAGGCTTTTCATAAAATCATAGGTTCGTTGTGCAGAAAAATATGTTCTCTTCAGATGTGTGCCATAATTCCAGTTCTACACAATGATTAACCAGAAAGCGTACGTCCCGCGGCTTCGTTTGATGTAAACGCTTCATATATTTACCATAACATGTGTCTCTCATAGCTATAGAGAGCAATCACTAGAGTCATCGGGGTGTACTGATGTATTACATGTAGAACTGAACACGAGTTTCAAGCCCGAGAGCATGTGACTACATATTTGCAAAATGCAAGAAAACAGGTCTCTTGCCGCTAGGGTCTTTAAAGATACGTATTCCGGCGAACATGTGTTTATTACATTCCTATACACGATCAAAGTACTCGGTTATTTAGagagaaaaatattgtattccCGCTCTTTGTTTTATCATATTTATCGATATAAAGAGGGCAGATTTATCGACTGAAACGAAGGTAGCAATACGTTGACGTCATAGGAGAGAGAAACAGTCTGGCCAGCTAGATGACCGGAAACTCTCAACTAAGAAACATTTACGACGAATTGAACTATGTCACTGATGACACTGACGATCTTTGCAAGTCATTGTTCATTTACTATTGATAGAATacgtgatggtggtggtggaaATAAAGTCATTAATAATTGAATACTATTCATCCAGAGACAGTGACGTCATGTAGAATGAGGTGAGTATTAGAAGTCGTATCGTATTGTGTTTCCATTATTTATGATGGATGAATACTCTTGCTTATCATCTGCAGCTTGCATCTTGATACACAAAACATCAGTATTACTAGACTTCTAGGCGTCATTGTGCACGGAGTCAAACCCCAACACCAGCTTCAGGTCAAGCCCAACACATGCGTTGAGGTGAAAGCCAGACCCAGCACTGACTATCTGAACGCATCTGAGATACGCCTGACTATAGAACTAATTCTTTCCATTGTTTCTAtgtattaaggttccaagacaagaaatgtgacctttttcatctaacaattctctaacggttaataaactcagaaccccagtaaagtatacattttctgaaagcctacatatatggaaacattttggtaaccacagtgtcaccattatttacataactatcacgtgacaagataatttgcataacctttcaaaagtcagttttccctatgttttgtctcaatacttcaaaatatctgactcaaacttgctggaatgcaagctgtcacaatgctctttcaaagtgtgtctcagattttttatatcttgcttagtttttttttagcacaattttaaagaaatcaactatggtaaaattcactgctctggaagtttttctggcataaaaactgtttaagaaggtttaaaacaattctgagacacgcttttgaagacctgtaggatagcttgcactcacatgaatttcagccacatatctcaaagcattgaaacaaaacatcgggaaaaccgatttttgaaaggttatgcaaattacctgtcacgtgatagttatgtaaacaatggtgacactatggtaaccaaaatgttctcctatatctaggctttctgaaaatatacaatttacgggggttctgagcttattaaacaccaGAGAATTGctggtttaaaatggtcaatttcttgtcttggaaccttaaatcaCCTTGTCAACAGCTTCAGTTTATCCTAGTTTCGTCATCCATGTTTTGTATCATATTTACAGACTATCATAAAACGCCAAAGACACTTGTATCTCACGATGTTACTTTTGTGTGAGCGATGAAAAGTAACTGAGCGTGATTCAGTGGATATACATGCAAGAAACCacaaagctgtcaaaatttacaaatacagaaattatgcaCTGTATCTCAAGTGGGATTAGACTTAAGGAACAAGCACAAATTGAACGGCGGCCGGTGGGAGGAAAAAAGGGACAGGGTGTTTGGGATGACctttaaaaattttgagaacACTGAGGTCAAGGTGACAAAATAGTAATCAacataaattatgataaaactCATCATTACAATGTAGCATTTCTTTGTCCTAGATCGTATTTGTTTCACTCTACAACTGTATGATATACCTCAATGTTTGTCGAAATACATCTTCAAGTATGCTGGTTCTGTCGTTTTGGAAAATACCGATGCCTCAACGCTTTACACAATCGTTCTTCACGCCACACCATTGTCGTCGTTTGAGGCGCCCTCTCATCAGTTACAAGGCCGCAAAGCGACATACATCCGTTAGCTCGTATGATCCACAAGTTATAGAGCTTACCATGATTAGTTTGTATCAAAAATGGTGCTGGCGTATATCGTTGAAAATAGAGGTAAAAATGACCATCAGAAAAAAGCATCATATTCTACTTGGTAACTGTTTTGTGAAAAGATTTGTTATTGACATAAAAGATGACACTcaagaatatgcaaatgtaatttATCTTTTACGATGGTTGATAAATATGAGTTTACAATGAAACAGACACGTAGGAAATATTAATTATCTAACTCGCCTAGACTAAGTGATTGTCAGTGTGATCAGTCTGTTTTTGGTCTTGtgtcaaaatttcaattaaTACTTTCACTGGGGATTCGATCGTCATCCGTTCCATCTCTTCCTTTGCTGTCTACTTTCTGAGTGGTGATGTCTTCAACAGGGGCGTTTCTTGACCTTGATCGGCCAATCCCCTCTGAATTCACCGATGACGTTTCGATAAAACCATTGTCACTTGGACGTTAATCTTTATTTTACCTCCATGCTCTTACGTCATGATCTGCAGCAATATCTATGTTTCTGGAGATGCCCTCATCAGCTACGGTTCTCGTATTTGATGACTGTTCCCAttcaaaatccaaacaaattttgtcagttttgcgTCATTCCGTGCTTGTGGTCTGAGTCCTaaataccatttttttttactaaatttgaTGATCTGGTGGTCAGTGTCTCTAGGCGACAAACGGTGAATGTGTCAGATTTTCTATAACCCTTTTAATTTACTGtgtttttgcattttatgaTGCTTGTGAATGGAAGTTTTAGTATGGATGTCATGCGTTCATTTTCTCGGGTGAACTATCATGTTTCGAGAACATTTTCTGGAAACGCGTACGAATAAAGCCAAGAGGGGTGATTTTGTCAGATAAAAAGTAGAGTTTGTCGGAAACCCGCTTTGCAAACGTTTTAGATTACTTTTTCAGCGTTTATTTCCACGTTAATTCCAACCTTATTTCTGTCATCTGCATCGAGAATTATCAGCAattgttaataataataataattggttCTTCTaaagcgcacatatccacaaattgtgctcaaggcgctttacaattattattacccctggtcactggacctattATGGATACCACTCAACttcctggggagcaaacaacagctcacatgtgcagccaatcagCGCAGCAGAACTAAACGCCTACATTtaaaccactgtcctaccaggtacccatcactcctggatGGGGATAaccaatgaggaataaagttccttgctcaaggacacaacacaaTAGCCATGttggggctcgaactcaccgtcCTGAGATCCTGCGTGCACTGCTCTACCCACTGGCCCTCAATGCCTCACAAAATCACGCTATTCCTGGTTTTAGAAGCTGACTACTTTTGAGAAAAGTCTTCCAATTATTCCTTCTTCTGACTTGCTTAAGAAATAAATTAAGAAAGGCGATATCATTGTCACGTCTAAGAAGTGGTTGCATGGCTGTAGTggttattttattgaaattctaaGCTAAAACGAAGAACAGTAAATGGGACGGAAAGTGTATCTAacaagtaacttttgatgtagtTTATGCACAGGGGACtcgtgcttgttgtttatttgtgtctgtttgtttgtgtgtatgtgtttgtgtttgtttatttgttatttgtaataaaataacagcgaaaagctgttttgttaatatttgtcaataaagagcagtttacttatttgtttttttatttatttgtttgtttgtttgtttgcttgtttgttgatacgtatttccgatggttagggttagggttaggcttaagttagggttagggttagggttagggttaggcttaagttagggttagggttagggttaggcttaagttagggttagggttagggttaggcttattcactccctctatatattgatatatagagggagtgaataagataatcgcaatcataccaatccataatccaacaACACTAGGTCAAAACCCGCAAGACAACAGCtgcaaacacagacacaaaacagcacagaacagacagcaaacagacggtacaaacaaagccaaattcatgaaagaaagacatatggacctctggccaaaagaccaagaagtgatgtcaggtgtttcgaaaatagtaagcgcatcccgccccacatgtggcacccgccatatatcaatctgtaagtcagataggcaGTGGTcaccaaccctaaccctaaccctaaccctaacttaagcctaaccctaaccctaaccctaaccctaaccctaacttaagcctaaccctaaccctaaccatcggaaatacgtatcaacaaacatgcaaacaaacaaacaaatagataaaaaaacaaataagtaaactgctctttattgacaaatattaacaaaacagcttttcgctgttattttattacaaataacaaataaacaaacacaaacatacacacaaacaaacagacacaaataaacaacaagcccgtGTACCCTGTGGTTTATGATGTTATTATGGACACAATTCCTATGTTTACTATTCTCAAGTCATGTACAAGCAAGCATAGTATCATCCCTACACGAACTTATTAATACCTAGATAAAGCTTATGCTGACATTATTCCTCCACAATGAACAAAGTGTTGCTTTTATGAAATACGATATCGATGTCAAGTTGTAATTGCTTCCTGGAAATTATACTAAAATATTTCAACTAGTGATATAAAATCGAATATATTTGGAGTTCACATTGATGCCTTTATGTATCCTGAGAACGGAAAGTTTAGACGACAACTaactatgtatctatgtgtatCTACTGTGTAGGTAGTGTGCGTATTAATGTACGTAGGCACATATATTATGTTGGtacatctgtctgtctgtctgtctgtctgtctgtctgtctgtctacctatctatctatctatctatctttctcttttCACGTGTCAACGTATCTAATATGTTGAGGAAaggttcattcattcattgcatGCAATTTCAATACTTTATAGCAGCTAGCGGGAGATATGGAATGAATAGAAAATCAATAAATTATTGCTGTCATTAATTTGAGTCACATCTTCACCTTGTGCAAATGAAACTTTGACAGttgaaatgaaaacacaaatcATAGGTGTTTAGATTAGATCTCCCcattctttcaaaatgtcacggcTTTTCATCATTCTCAATCTCAGCGCAAATGGATTTAAAATTATGGTTTGATTTCCGTACATGATAAGAGGTGCATGTCCTTCAGGGACTCAGTCAGATTTCTTTATGGACGATGGCATCTTTGACACCGTCAATACTAATGCACCGCCAGCAAATTACTCCGTTCGATAAAAACTACATTATCTTTCGGCCCGATCATTTTGAATCTAACATTTGAAGACAGATTCTATTTACTCAGAGTATTTTTCTACCTATTGTGAAATACAAAAGCTTAAAACGACAAATCCATTTGCGTTAAATAAGTAAATTAACTCTTGCCATTATCTTGTTAAAATGTTAATATGTACAGCATGAAACATGAATGGCGTATTTCACAGTAACATATCCACCCTCAGTCTAATTGTCCAAGGAAGGTCACATTAATACGATGATCACGAAAGTCACATTAACACGATGGGTGTTCTTGCATTGAAGAATTTTCTCGACGAACGAGCATCACATATTTTATCATCTTTACCATCGTGAAACTTGTGTTTATTTTacgtttttcattttttgtgacaAGGCCCTTTATCAGTAAATCTACAGGTTCATGAGATGGATAGTGTTTATTAAAGATTGTACAGAGAAAAAAGGAATCAATCAGTCTGTTCTCTAAAAGGAAATTTGACATCGTTTGTGTAATTTTATCACGACAGATGGGGCTTGTTTCCATACAAATGTACATTCCTTTCATAAAGTGATTAAAATTATGCGCAGTACACTTTTGTTGGAATACAACGAGCGAAATCATGATTACGTGTAACTCGAAACGCGCCCCACCCTCAGAAAAGTGACAATTGACATTGCATTGCTTTCATTTACCTGTTACAGCTGTgatgtcttcattattctttaTTACTTGTTGTCAcggtaaataataaataaacgaCGTTGTCATAAGTCATACTCTTAAGTCTGTGAGTATTATATCTCGTTCCGAGTCAGCTACAGCAACCCAGCCTTTAGCTGCTGTGCAGCTTGGCGCGTTTCACATTATGAACTATTCAAACGGTACATTTTTGATACCTGTATGTGCTACAGACGAGGCGTCAAAGTACAACGGGACTCAGATACTTTATTTAGTTTTCATCAACGCAACGGTAGTGCTTGTTGGATTCGCCATCTTTATTGGTAACACCTTTGTTATCGTTGCCGTTCATAGAAACACGTAACTGCAGACAACGAGTAATTGGATGTTGGTCGGTTTGTCTTGCGCTGACTTAGTGATCGGACTCATTCTACTTATCGTTACAATCTTCCATCTCGATATGCTTattaattttcatcatcatccatTCTATATGTGTTTGATTCGCCTAACTTTGATGGCTATCCCAGCCTTTGTGTCGGTACTTCATCTCATTATGATTGCCTTCGATCGATTTATAGCTATCAGTCGATATCATCAGATCATGACGCCAAGACGAGGCCAAGCAATGATAGCTTCCTGCTGGATCTATGGTTCATTTCTGATCTTTCTGCCCATATTTGGTTGGCGCAAGACTGACCCAGCGATACATCTTCGTTCATCTGTTTGTATGCAGAGGTATACCAATCAAGCTACGTTTGGTTCATCTTATTTGCCGGCTTGAGGTGAAGGTATTCTTAACATAATCTAACTAAAAAAccacacattgtagataaaGTGTATCtatcagtctagacagagcggctgccccatgctggttaactgcaattaatcaatgagtcggtgactttcaaatgtgtcatGATACACAAGctaatcgtttgttttgtgcttggattgtgtccgtctcatacgctgagtagcggtacctaggtgaaacgcactgtataaTATATgagtattcatatatatatatatatatatatatatatatatatatatatatatatatatatatatatatatatatatatatatatatatagtcaaaagtagttaaacagtttaaattcactcggatggaaataaatacaccaatgatgtaaagtaacgtcatgcaagtgcaagcaatagatcattatgagttctctatgattgtgtcatatgaatgatgaagatatgacatcaatGACATCAacaggattagtttataacaattaatatacagcaaagaaataacatcattAAAATCTCCCAAGTGTTCatcagtgatatatatatatatatatatatatatatatatatatatatatatatatatatatatatata of the Ptychodera flava strain L36383 chromosome 20, AS_Pfla_20210202, whole genome shotgun sequence genome contains:
- the LOC139120593 gene encoding adenosine receptor A2b-like, with translation MTSIVMNSSNGTFWKFLPCNMVTVTHSDSLHLGVSVFYVTIIIVLILAILIGNTLVVLAVHRTAQLQLTSNWMLVRLSCSDLTVALVILISVIFQPHVITSFHLDPFHMCLIRLTFMAIPACVSAFHLTMIAFDRYIAISRPLRYHQIMTPRRGQAMIAFCWIYGSFLMLLPIFGWRKDRPTDTTSFICLYAKVYEPSYVWFILFVGFIPVCSLLAVFYLLLFMQAYKTTRQILSQQHNLNTSTNVPAKTELKAVKTVLVIVGVFAVCWIPTVCLIGIESQTKEFSYDCSAYYLERFLFLMALSNSAMNPVIYGYRNADFRKAFHKIIGSLCRKICSLQMCAIIPVLHND